The following proteins come from a genomic window of Musa acuminata AAA Group cultivar baxijiao chromosome BXJ1-7, Cavendish_Baxijiao_AAA, whole genome shotgun sequence:
- the LOC135679960 gene encoding cyclin-D3-2-like codes for MALLPLFDPLCCQEESLELEEERTGPLSPDHLLEDWAAVAEEEWVEALCSLATREGETRLPDGRGEHTYLLSARMEAVEWVARASERHLFSALTALLAVDYLDRCFLTSSVAGGLRLQQDKPWMGRLAAVACLSLAAKVEETRVPLLLNLQLSLAAATATEPEDNKFVFEAKTIRLMERLVLSSLGWRMNPVTPLSFIHHLLPRLCPCSKDKNAISTTTAAARVRDLVNGCEAILLCVIADRRWIRYPASVWAAAALSAASLESHETHHLISFLNVPKDKVDECYQLIMERGIHGGKRKHSSASSYYAYSSPASPSESSSSGGDCWSRWPTSGSPSPEIRPLKMPNCSSGSKTFGDNELCSCSNVNRL; via the exons ATGGCTCTTTTGCCTCTCTTTGACCCTCTGTGTTGCCAAGAAGAGAGCTTGGAGCTGGAAGAAGAACGGACAGGACCATTGTCGCCCGACCACCTCCTAGAGGACTGGGCGGCGGTGGCCGAGGAGGAGTGGGTGGAGGCGCTTTGCTCCTTGGCGACCAGAGAAGGGGAGACCCGGCTGCCTGACGGCCGCGGGGAACACACGTACCTGCTGTCGGCAAGGATGGAGGCGGTGGAGTGGGTGGCTCGCGCCTCGGAGCGCCACTTGTTCTCCGCCCTCACGGCGCTGCTTGCCGTCGACTACCTGGACCGGTGCTTCCTCACCTCTTCCGTAGCCGGCGGGCTCCGGCTTCAGCAGGACAAGCCGTGGATGGGGCGGCTGGCGGCTGTGGCCTGCCTGTCTCTGGcggcgaaggtggaggagacccgcgTTCCCCTGCTCCTTAACCTGCAGCTGTCGTTAGCCGCGGCGACGGCGACGGAGCCGGAGGACAACAAGTTCGTGTTCGAGGCCAAGACCATCCGGCTGATGGAGCGACTCGTGCTCTCTTCCCTTGGGTGGCGGATGAACCCCGTCACGCCGCTCTCGTTCATCCACCACCTCCTTCCTCGACTCTGTCCCTGTTCCAAAGACAAGAACGCGATCTCCACCACAACCGCCGCCGCCCGTGTCCGAGACCTGGTTAACGGGTGCGAAGCTATTCTCCTCTGCGTCATAGCCG ATCGGAGATGGATCCGCTATCCTGCATCCGTTTGGGCCGCGGCGGCGCTGTCCGCCGCTTCGCTGGAGTCCCACGAGACCCACCACCTCATCTCTTTCCTCAACGTTCCAAAG GACAAAGTGGACGAATGCTATCAGCTCATCATGGAACGAGGAATCCATGGCGGTAAGCGAAAGCATTCCTCTGCCTCCTCGTACTACGCCTACAGTTCACCAGCAAGTCCAAGCGAGAGTTCGTCGAGCGGCGGCGATTGCTGGTCAAGGTGGCCAACCTCGGGCTCACCTTCGCCGGAGATTCGCCCTCTCAAAATGCCAAACTGCAGCAGCGGCAGCAAGACCTTCGGAGACAATGAACTCTGCTCCTGTTCCAATGTAAATAGATTATGA